The DNA sequence AGGGTCGAGCTGGGGCAATCGCTTGGCATCCTGGCCCCCAACGGCACCGGCAAGACCACCCTGGTGAACATGATGTGCGGGCTGGAAAAGCCCGACGAAGGCAAGATCCGCCGCGAATGCCGCATCTCGTTTCCCCTGGGGTTCATGGGTGGCCTGGTCACGCGCCACACCGGCAACGAGAACGCGCGTTACATCGCGCGCATCTATGGGCTGGACCCTGATTACGTCGCGGCCTTCACGCGGTGGCTGTGCGACATCCACGAATATTTCGACATGCCGGTCGGCACCTATTCCACGGGCATGCGGCAACGGTTCAACTTCTCGCTGCTGCTGGCGCTGGATTTCGACATCTACCTGATCGACGAGGGCATGCCCCAGACCACGGATGTGGAATTCAATCGCAAGGCCGGTCGCGTCCTGTTCGAGCGGCTTCAGACCGCAACCACGGTGATCGTGTCCCACCAGCCCAGCACGATCGAGAAGTTCTGCAACCGCGCCGCGATCCTGCGCGATGGCAGGTTGTATCTGTTCGAGACCCTCGACGAGGCCAAGCAATATTATGACTACACCTCCTAAAGCGCGCCGGTACAACACGCAGGCGATGGCCTCGATCACGCCCCAGACGCCCCCGCCGGCGGAACCGACCGCATCGGACAGCCCCGCGCCGCCCCGGCTGGAGGTCGCGCGCCGCAGCGATGCCCCCGCCTCTGACGCGTCCGAACGCCAGGCGCGGCTGGAACGGTTCCTGGCCACCGAACCGATCGACGACGGCCTGGGTGATTTTCGCCTGACCAAGCCCGCAGCGCCGTCCCCCGAAAAGGACATGCCGGCCGCCCCCCCTGCGGATTCTGGCGACATGGAGGCGCGACTGGCCGCCATCCGCGCAGAGAAGCTGACCGAACGCCAGCTGCGCATCGCTAAGCGCATCGCCGCCTTGCACCAGATCGAGGTTTCCTCGGCCGAGGAGGCCGTGCTGCGTCTGCGCGAGCGGGGGATCGATCCGTCCCATCGCACCGCCGTCGGCAGCATCTTGTCGTCGGAGGGCACGCGCGCGCAGGCCGCCCCCTCACCCAACGCGCCCGCCGTGCGGCAGGCCCCCGTGCCGTCGATCCTACCCGACCGCAGCCCGGCGCCCCCCGGCCGCCCCGCCCTGCCGTCCCGCGAGGAACTGACCGAAGAAAAGCGCGCCGCCGAAATCTATCGCATCCAGCGCGACCTGGCCCGCCGCCGCCGCCGTCGCATGGCAATGCTGGCGATGCGGCTGGCGCTGTTCGTGTTCCTGCCGACCGCACTGGTCGGCATCTATTACGGCCGCTATGCCTCTCCGCTTTACGCAACGGTATCGCAGTTCCAGATCCAGTCGGCCGAAAGCGGATCCGGCGCCAGCGGGCTCAGCGGGATGCTGGGCGGGTCGGGCCTGGGCACGAACCAGGACGCGGTCGCGGTGCAAAGCTATCTGACATCGCGCGACGCGATGCTGCGGCTAGACGAGGATCTGGGCTTCCGGCGCGCCTTCCAGGACCCGTCGGTCGATGCGATCAAGCGCCTGCCCGCGGATGCCACAAACGAGGCCACGTTCAGCCTGTACAAGGATTCCGTCAAGATCGGCTATGACCCGACCGAAGGCGTGCTGAACATGGAGGTCATCGCGCCCGACCCGCAGCTAAGCGAACAGTTCTCGCGCGCGCTGATTTCCTATGCGGAACAGCTTGTTGACGCCCTGACCTCACGCATGCGCTCCGACCAGATGGACGGCGCGCGCGAGACCTATCAGGACGCCGAGGAGAAGATGCTGGCCGCCCAGCTTCGCGTCCAGGAGTTGCAGGAGAGGCTGGGCGTCCTGGACCCTGTCGCGGAAAGCGGCGTGGTCATGGCGCAGGTCAGCATGCTGGAAGGCCAACTGGCCGAAAAGCAGCTGGAACTGGGCCAGTTGCTGTCGAATGCCCGCCCCCTGCAAAGCCGCGTCGATGCGGTAGAGGGCGACATCGCCCGCCTGCGTGACCTGATCACCCAGACCCGCCAGCAGCTGACGCAGGGCAACGACACCCGCAACTCTCTGGCCGCCATCGGCGGAGAGCTGCGCGTCGCCGAGGCCGAGATGCTGACCCGCCAGGAAATGCTGGCCGCCGCCGCCGCCCAGATGGAGACCGCGCGCATCGAGGCGAACAAGCAGGTCCGCTATCTGTCGCTGTCCATCGCGCCCATCCCGCCGGATGAGGCCACCTATCCGCGCGCTTTCCAGAACACCCTGGTGGCATTCCTGGTGTTTTCGGGTATCTATCTGATGCTGTCGCTGACGGCCTCCATCCTACGCGAACAGGTATCGACATGACGACTGCCAAGCATATCCCCATCGGTTCGATCACTTGCGGCAACAACCTGCCGCTGACGGTGATCGCCGGACCCTGCCAGCTGGAAAGCCTGGACCACGCGCTGATGATCGCCGAAGTGATGGCCAAGGCCTGTGCCGATGCCGGGGCGTCCTTCGTCTTCAAGGCAAGCTATGACAAGGCGAACCGCACCTCTTTGTCGGGTCGCCGAGGCTTAGGCATCGACGAGGGGCTGGAGATCCTGGCCGCGGTCCGCGAGAGGTTCGGCTGCCCCGTGCTGACCGACATTCATGACGCCGACCAGGCGGTGCGCGCCGCGCAAGTGGTCGATGTGATCCAGATCCCCGCGTTTCTGTGCCGCCAGACCGATTTGTTGCTGACTGCGGGCCGCACCGGCGCGGTGGTCAACATCAAGAAGGGTCAGTTCCTGGCCCCTTGGGACATGCCCAACGTCGCGGACAAGGTCGCCTCGACCGGGAACGAAAACATCCTTCTGACCGAACGCGGGGCGAGCTTCGGCTATAACACGTTGGTGGCCGACATGCGGTCGCTGCCGATCATGGCGCGCACCGGCTATCCGGTGATCATGGACGCGACCCATTCGGTCCAGCAGCCGGGCGGTCAGGGCGGCAGTTCGGGCGGACAACGTGAATTCGCCCCGGTCATGGCACGGGCCGCGGTGGCCTTGGGCGTGGCCGGCGTCTTCATCGAAACGCACGAAGCCCCCGACACCGCGCCGTCCGACGGGCCGAACATGATCCCGCTGGACCGCATGTCCGCGCTGATCGCATCGCTGATGGCCTTCGACCGGCTGGCAAAGGCGGACCCGCTCCCGGCATGATCCGCGTACTGCTGATCCTATTGACGTTGGCGGCCCCCGTGGCCGCCCAGGTCGCCGATCCATCAGCACCGTCGACGCCAAGCGGCGCGATCTCGACACAGGACAATCGGGCGACGGACCTGGCAATCCTGTCGCGGATTTCCAGCATCCTGGCGCAAGTCCCTGAATTTGATGGCGTCCGTGCCAGTGTCGATGCGGGGATCGTGACCCTTGTCGGCGAGGTGACCGAACAGCAGACCATCTCGCGCCTCGAGTCGTTGCTTGCGCGTGTCGAGGGGGTCGTCGCGATCGAGGATCAGGTAACCCTGTCTACAGACCTGGGCACGCGGCTGGTTTCGGTCCGCGACAGGTTTCAGTCCCGCCTGACCGCTGTTATCGCGGGACTGCCCTTCATGGCACTGGGCCTGGCCGTGGGGGCGATAATCGTGCTGGCGGGCGGCTGGCTGTCGCGGCGGGAACGAACCCTGTCGGGGATCGCACCGAACCCCTTCATCGCCGGGTTTCTGGCGCAGACGATCCGGCTGACCGCATGGATCGTTGCGCTTGTTGTGGCGCTGGACCTGATGGGCGCGCGGGCTCTGTTGGGGACATTGCTGGGTGCGGCGGGCATCTTCGGCCTGTCGCTGTCCTTTGCGGCCCGC is a window from the Paracoccus marcusii genome containing:
- the kdsA gene encoding 3-deoxy-8-phosphooctulonate synthase, which produces MTTAKHIPIGSITCGNNLPLTVIAGPCQLESLDHALMIAEVMAKACADAGASFVFKASYDKANRTSLSGRRGLGIDEGLEILAAVRERFGCPVLTDIHDADQAVRAAQVVDVIQIPAFLCRQTDLLLTAGRTGAVVNIKKGQFLAPWDMPNVADKVASTGNENILLTERGASFGYNTLVADMRSLPIMARTGYPVIMDATHSVQQPGGQGGSSGGQREFAPVMARAAVALGVAGVFIETHEAPDTAPSDGPNMIPLDRMSALIASLMAFDRLAKADPLPA
- a CDS encoding ABC transporter ATP-binding protein, translating into MLEFDNVSKSFWTGKQHKIILEQASFRVELGQSLGILAPNGTGKTTLVNMMCGLEKPDEGKIRRECRISFPLGFMGGLVTRHTGNENARYIARIYGLDPDYVAAFTRWLCDIHEYFDMPVGTYSTGMRQRFNFSLLLALDFDIYLIDEGMPQTTDVEFNRKAGRVLFERLQTATTVIVSHQPSTIEKFCNRAAILRDGRLYLFETLDEAKQYYDYTS
- a CDS encoding capsule biosynthesis protein, with the translated sequence MASITPQTPPPAEPTASDSPAPPRLEVARRSDAPASDASERQARLERFLATEPIDDGLGDFRLTKPAAPSPEKDMPAAPPADSGDMEARLAAIRAEKLTERQLRIAKRIAALHQIEVSSAEEAVLRLRERGIDPSHRTAVGSILSSEGTRAQAAPSPNAPAVRQAPVPSILPDRSPAPPGRPALPSREELTEEKRAAEIYRIQRDLARRRRRRMAMLAMRLALFVFLPTALVGIYYGRYASPLYATVSQFQIQSAESGSGASGLSGMLGGSGLGTNQDAVAVQSYLTSRDAMLRLDEDLGFRRAFQDPSVDAIKRLPADATNEATFSLYKDSVKIGYDPTEGVLNMEVIAPDPQLSEQFSRALISYAEQLVDALTSRMRSDQMDGARETYQDAEEKMLAAQLRVQELQERLGVLDPVAESGVVMAQVSMLEGQLAEKQLELGQLLSNARPLQSRVDAVEGDIARLRDLITQTRQQLTQGNDTRNSLAAIGGELRVAEAEMLTRQEMLAAAAAQMETARIEANKQVRYLSLSIAPIPPDEATYPRAFQNTLVAFLVFSGIYLMLSLTASILREQVST